In the Mauremys mutica isolate MM-2020 ecotype Southern chromosome 13, ASM2049712v1, whole genome shotgun sequence genome, one interval contains:
- the LOC123347313 gene encoding olfactory receptor 14A16-like encodes MSNQTTLTEFLLLGFSDVRELQILHFVMFLVIYLPSQNELRKKMSNRTTLTDFLLLGSSNVRELQSFHFVMFVVFYLACLMGNLPIIAAVALNHHLHTPMYFFLVNLSILDLGSISVTIPKSMANSLMNTRLISYPGCVTQVFLFFLFTAADLALLTIMAYDQHIAICQPLHYERVMNRRACVQMAASAWITGIVYSALHTGNTFRLPFCQSNVINQFCEIPQLLKLVCSGSYLSEVGLLAFSVFLCLNCFVFIIVSYVQIFKTVLRIPSEQCRNKAFFTCLPHLTVVSLFLCTGFFAYLKPISSSASGLDLMMGVLYSLVPPVMNPIIYSMRNEETKAALKKLFVWRLFTKT; translated from the coding sequence CCATCACAAaatgaactgagaaagaaaatgtccaaccgaacTACCCTGACCgatttccttctcctgggatcCTCCAATGTTCGGGAGCTGCAGAGTTTCCACTTTGTGATGTTTGTAGTGTTTTACCTGGCATGCCTGATGGGGAATCTTCCCATCATCGCAGCCGTAGCCCTCAACCAccatcttcacacccccatgtacttcttcctggtgaATCTGTCGATCCTAGACCTCGGCTCCATCTCCGTtaccatccccaaatccatggccaattcCCTCATGAATACCAGGTTGATTTCTTACCCTGGATGTGTCACCCAAgtctttctctttttcctcttcacTGCAGCTGATCTTGCCTtactcaccatcatggcatacGACCAACACattgccatctgccaaccactgcactacgagagagtgatgaacaggagagcttgtgtccaaatggcagccagtgcctggattacTGGTATTGTCTACTCTGCCCTGCACACTGGGAACACCTTCAGGTTACCCTTCTGCCAGTCCAATGTCATCAACCagttctgtgaaatcccccagctgcTCAAGCTCGTCTGCTCTGGCTCATACCTCAGTGAAGTTGGGCTTCTTGCTTTTAGTGTGTTTTTATGtttaaactgttttgtttttataattgtgtcttatgttcagatcttcaaaaccgtgctgagaatcccctctgagcagtGCCGGAATAAAGCCTTCTTcacctgcctgcctcacctcacagTGGTCTCTTTGTTTCTTTGCACTGGCTTCTTTGCCTACTTGAAACCCATCTCCAGTTCAGCATCAGGTCTCGATCTCATGATGGGTGTTCTCTATTCCCTGGTGCCTCCAGTGATGAATCCGATCATTTACAGCATGAGGAACGAGGAGACCAAAGCTGCATTAAAGAAACTGTTTGTATGGAGGTTATTCACCAAGACTTAA